A genomic segment from Marinifilum sp. JC120 encodes:
- a CDS encoding AlpA family phage regulatory protein gives MPFESPFPVSKTTWWKGIQTGRFPKPVKLTERTTAWRVCDIRKLIEELPN, from the coding sequence CTGCCGTTTGAAAGTCCGTTTCCTGTTTCCAAAACAACTTGGTGGAAAGGCATCCAGACCGGACGCTTTCCCAAGCCGGTCAAACTCACCGAGCGGACCACCGCTTGGCGGGTCTGCGACATCCGCAAACTCATCGAAGAACTGCCAAACTAA